The DNA region cagAATTGTTGCCAGCTTATTCTAGCTGTGTAGGAACGttagaaacaaaaactatgagTGCATGAGATATGCAATAACAGTCTTTTcgagatataaataaaatattgtatatagaaaatattgtatatatatatatatatagtgagtaACATAGTGTTAAAGAACTAGTTACCTGAGCAAGGATAATTGGACCTCCTTGTGATGCAAATAGCTTCTCTTTCTTGACCATTTCTACTATCATAGTTGTAAAATTTTGCATCTCATTCTGCATACAAATCatccatatattaataattaaaacttatatagtattaattataattaatactTATATAGTATGAATGTAGATTACCATAAACGCGTTATTAGTGGTTCTGAATTCCATGTCGGGAAGGTTGTGCAGCCACACTGGAAACCCCCTATTTCAAACAATTAGAtgataaaaatatcaaagttagtccacagatatataaattaacataaataaaacaaaaactaactgATATCATCATAAACTAAGTAATGGAGAAGGAGTAAACAGAGAAATGCGTATATTATAAGAATATAGCTAACTCAATTTTTGATCCTCAAAAATCTTATTGGTTTCTCCTGAATCGTTTATATTAAGTTGTAACCACCAGtattggtcaaaaaaaaaaaaaaaaaaaattgaaaccaccAGTACTTTGCATTAGTCAGTACTTTGACCACTAatgacttacataacaaaaataataaagacaGCCTACTCTAGAAATAAAGAGCACATAGCGACTCAAAATGAACCGAAATGAAGTTAATTTAAACGTACATGGAATTAAATCATGATATTATTAGTAAAATCAAGCTAGTTTAGTTTATTACCCGTAGTTCCACTCTGCGCAAACATATGGTCCAATACGGAGAACTCCATACAATCCTTGATCTTGAATGGTTTTTAAGAATCGAATAAGATCTAGATTTCCAGAGAAATCATATTGACGACGAGTAGGTTCATGTGCATTCCAGAAAACATAAGTCTCGATCGCATCAAGACCTCCTTCTTTACCCTTCTTTATAAGGTCTGGCCACatctaacaacaaaaaaaagaaatgtaattaattaaaatattactaaaatcTCAATAGATTCACCACTAACACATGTTGATATGTAAATTACTTCAGGGGTGCTTCTAGGATAGTGGATAGAACCAGAAAGAAGAATTCGACGATGACCATCAATGGTGATGGCTCGGCCATCGTGAGAGACTATTGTGGCAGCACAACCACttatgaagaagagaaaacacaaaagaaatgtTAAAGAAACCATgattgtagatttttttttttactatttgagtAGAAGAAGAGTTAAGAGATCAATGGTATATGCAtgggaaaaaaaatcttgacgtaaagatgaatttagattttgttgaaatataataatttttagttgtttGGATATTAAGAAATGGATAAGACTTTaagtattaaatttaaattataaaaaaaaaatcatgccaTAATCCGATAATGCCCCATTTTAGTAGATCGTTCGTAAATCCAActctctatttatttttttagttttttgtttttaatgataTTCATTTATAACGAAACAAACATTTTCATCGACAAGTTTAGGGGACTCAATTATCCGTTTATATTTATTGActacaaaatattcaaatttgaaatcaatttattgtttctttattcaagttgttttttatatatacacattaattatCCGAACTCCAAACGATTTTATAGGGCTTGattatcttttctttatcttaCATTCTTTATTTACCTTTtatgttaaataaaattatactgtCAATTTAAATTTACCCTATGAGGGAAGAATTTATCTTTTTTCGACAGTATTAGATAAGatcaaattgttttgtttttttcgaaaAGGATAGAATCAGTTTCAGTTGTTCAGGTTCCGAAAATCCTAGTGTTGATTTTATCATGTAATTTGAATTCGTCTCCTCTTCGGGAAAAAAACAATCTTCCAAACTCtattacataatttataaagtctccaaatccaaaaaaaaaaattgtatgaaactaaaatttattccaaaaatattagAGGCATGTCTTTCATCATGTAAATTCTTAACACAAAATTCAACTAAATTAAAGAGTTTCAATGTTTTATAGATGATACATGTAAAATACAAACAGTACACACATGTGTATATACATACTTATATTAAGCTTAATATTATTAAGTTGTTATATACGATATAATATATGTAGAGATGGATGATGAATAATCATTTCCACTTCCTTCGTCCGAACATGCCATGCTTGCCTCGTTTGCCACCGAACATGCCGTGCTTGCCACGCTTGTACTTCCCTCCTCCGAACATACTATGCTTCCCTCGCTTGTACTTTCCTCCTCCAAAAAACCCTCTTTTGTATTTTCCGTGGCCGTGGTGCCCGTAGCCTCCGTGATGACCTGCGTGTTGACCTCCCATTACAGCCGCGGCCGCTGTTGCCGCTCCTGCTATCAATCCCCCGACTCCTCCTCCAAGACCTATTCACATGATAAAAGCATTCATGTGAACTAAAAGATAATAAGAGGTTAACTTGCATGTGAACACAACGCTAAACTGAGCTAAAACTAGACCAAAGTATCGGACCAAAGCCAtgttttgaaccaaaaaaatatcgGACCAAACCCATATTTATTCGAAGTTTCTAACTAATATGATGaacgagaaaaaaataaaaataaaaaacaagttgtagaaaaaaatagaatctaaATAGCCAACTTACagagaaataattaattaaacattgaTTTTACTTTGATTTATATTCGGGTATATAACCAACTCGAAAATCTTGTTAAGAGTTTTAAAAGCTTAAGAGACAAAATCAAGCATAAATCAACGTGGTAACCAAGCAATACTTTTGGAATTTTGACGTCGCATAATGCTATATTTGGTTTAGGAACCTATATGGCTTTGAATTGGATTAGTTCAAAACATTTTGTCTTTTCATCATATTTTGAAGATGCTATATAACACTCcaaccaaaatatatacacCGGTCCGACTAATTTGTTAATTCCAAAGGGAAGTTAACTAATAGACATAAGGCAACATTTCGGTTAAATAAAAACCTGGACGAGGACCGGAGGGTCCGGGATAACCGGCAGGAGGATAAGCGCCGGGAGGTGGTGGATAAGCGGCCGGTGGATAGCCGTGAGGTGGCGGAGGATAACCTTGTGGAGGGTAAGCCCCCGGTGGAGGATAAGCTCCAGGTGGTGGAGGATAAGCTCCCGGAGGATACCCATGTCCGTGATGGTTATGATGTGAGAAGAATCCTTTGTCTTGTTCGTGGTGCTTGTCTTTACCCATCTTTAATTActtaaaagattcaaaatcaaGAACTTGAGAGATAAGATGATGAtatgaatagagagagaaattgaTCATCCAAGATTTGGTATAATAAACTATATACTATGTGATGTTTAGATACACATTTGTGCGTACGTATTGGTATGTGTAGCGAAAAAGGCTCTAGACTATTGATATAAAGCGAAATGGACGCGTTGGTGCATGCTCGTTTCAACAACACATTATTCTTCCTCCACTGATCATGACACGTTTCATCTccatcaaataataaaatacttgTTGTGACCCATTCGTTCATTTGCAATAAACAATAAACGAAATCTACACGTTTAAGCGAATTGGTTGCTCACACGATAAATAATGCATTTAGTGATAGATATCCCAATAAATGAGCAAGGAAGCCTCAAAGACATCGAGATCAAAACCAAGATTAAGAGATAAACGTTTCACAAAATACGACATTACGATAAACTTGTCAAACTACATCATAGTATTCTCCAGAATATAGGGATCAAAAGagagttttgtttcttggtttgttAACATACCAAAAGCTCAAACGGGTCTAGAGAGTTTTTCATATACAACCCGAATTGAACCACAAAAAGCCAAACCATTTTTTTCAGATAGGATAACTACGTTAGATAAACCTCACCAAATCAAACAGATTTGGGAAAATGTGGTGACAGGAGCTTCATGACCTCTGTGATTCCAACTTTGTCTTTTCCATCGAAAATCGTCTTCAACTTAGCATCGCAGTGTATCTCCCTCTTGTTCGCCGGATTCTACAACGAAACAAAATGCTTTAGCAATGAATCAAGCTTAAGATCAGACACTTACTTAATCCAATCAACACAATGTTGCACCATTCAAACAAACTCAAGCTCCATGACAATAGAGAACTCCAACACTCAAACAGACCAATACCTTTCAAGTTCTCCAAGATAATAACCAACACAACGATCAAAGTACTAATCTTCACAACAAACTCACATCATTAATAGTATCTatacacaaacaacaaaacaatccATTCTCAACCACAAGATAACAGAGCTAtgaatccccaaaaaaaaaacagagaagtctATGGTCAAAACCTGCCTTATTTTTTGCATTTAACAGATCAAATCCAGCTAAATCGAAGCATCAGAACGTATGCTATTCCAATGAGTATACAAACACTTACAGCTTATGATTAATTACACTCAACCTCAATACATTGTTCTACCAGTCAATAGAACTCAAGTTACATGAACACCAAGACTCAAAGACCAAAAACCTTTCGAGTTCTCCAACATTTCGAGGATAAGATCAGATACTTAACCCAAATAACACATTGTTCCACCATTCAAACGAACTCAACCTAACCCCAACACTTAAAAAAGACCAATACCGTCCAAATTCTCCAAGATACTCTTCACAACCAAAGACTCAAAGACCAAAAACCTTTCAAGTTCTCCAACATTTCAAGCTTACAATCAGATACTTAAACCCAACCAACACATTGTTTCCACCATTCAAACGAACTCAACCTAATTCCAACActcaaaaacaccaaaaccttCCAAGATTATCTTCACAACCAAACCCACAAAATGCTTAATCGTATACAACAAAACAATCCATTCTCAACCACAAGACAACATGCATACACTCAAAATCTGTGTTCTACACaacaatcaaactcatctaCAAAGCAATCAAATTTGTCTACATGCAACAATCATCTGTTCTCTACCATTACTGAAGTCTCTACTAAAGTAACACCAAATCCCTAAGTTCATAAACAAGCAACAGAGATCTAAggaaactttataaaaaaaaccctagaaatctcCGAAATCAACGAACCTGGAGATTGTGAAGCTTAACATACTCCCAAACCTTCTTCACGGCGGTACCACGAGTGAGTTGGCTTTCTCCGGCGAAACTAGCCAACGGCTGCGAGACTGTGAACACCTTGAACACCCCTTTTCCTTCTTTACCAGCAGCTCCAGCGACAGTAACGGCCTCAGCAGTCGCCGCCTTCGCCATCAGTGTCCTGAACCCtccaaaaaccctagaaattgccgccatttttttttctgagaagagacaagagagaaaGCTAAAACCCTAAGAAGTAAGAACTGACAATAATGAGGAAATAAAAACTCTTGAGGGGGAGAGAGACAGGCTCTTGTCGTTTTAATAACAGGCCTAAATGGGCCTCAATGGGCTTTGATCAAAATTTGGATCATTAAGgatatttttatggaaaataatgtaaaatgcaAGGGGTTAACATGCAATTaaagatgatttatttttaattcggtggtaaacgacatcgttttagAGGATGTAGAGGATGATATTACTGTGCTACATCGCCGCAATAGGCTCTTCGTCTCCGCTTGCGTCACCGTCCTCACATCTTGCTTACCGGAAACGATGCGGTGAGTGGAAACCGTAATTAATATCATTTGTGTTAACTTATGCTGATGGTTCTACAATTTTTTCTCTTGATCATTCTCTGAAGTAATTGAGTATAGTTATGTCTCTGAAACTAGCTGGACTTGTTCCTTTAGGTGGATATGTGTATATGACATTTTCATCATTACTTAGATAACACATTtggctctcttcttcatctaatGAGCATATATTACCACTAGATTGATATGGTGAGTCACATCTTGTTCAATAAAATGGTGAATGACAAGGAGTTTAATAACAACTTTGGTTGATGTGAATGAGTTAAGAGATTGCATTTTGTTTCTCATCCTCTCTCTGGTTAGTTTATGTTATCTTTGCTATGGTAAAGACTAAGATGGCTTATGTTCAGTTTCTTTAAATGTTAGTAGTACACTAAAAACAGCAACTAGTGTGTGtacttattaatatatatggtaaTAAAGGTGGGGAAAGAGCATGATTAGATCACTTGCTTTCGTATGTATGTCAGTCACTCactagaaaatgatgatgtATTTAGGTCTGAGAAAGCAACAAGAAGTTAGTGAATGACGACGTTTCGAGTTTTTActtgggggtttttttttttataagatggTTCTTTCTTGGTGATGACATTGACACTTGCCAAAGTAGAGAGTGACATGGATTTCTCTTgtgatgttctttttttttgcatcagcTTCCACTTGACTAAAGTGAATCACGTTTTATTGTGTAAGCATATCTTGTGGGCCTTTGTCATCCCaatgatttgtttgatttttttttttttgctctcctctatgttgttgttctgcacacaCTGTAGAAGCCTCCccacttctttcttttgtgtttaattATTGTGTAGCTAAAACGATGTGAAACTATAACAGCCATTTAAAGTTTCAATTATTCGTTTCGTATTTCTATGAAAGCGAAAGCACATTCCTGTAGCTGTGTTGACATACATAATCCTGCAGTTTAAAAAGTCtgctttttttagtttaatgtgTGGTAAGCAAACATCAAATTTGTACCAGTAAAGATGTTTTAGATGACAATGAGAGCCACAGTCAGGTGTGTTTGCTTATGTCCTGTCGTTGTTATTATCAGCAGCAACTTGTTTTAATTCTTATCTGATACATTCCCATTTGATTTATTTCACCAGTTGATGCACTTGCAGGTGACTAGTGTAAGGTGTAAAAGAGATAGAGTAGACCTTTTCTTTTAAGGAACCCCACAAAAGATACAACAATCATCTCCATGGTAAGAGTGGACCGGGAAGTTCAGTCACTTTCGTCACACTATTTTGCAAATGGGTACTTAGTATATACTTGGCTTCCCTTTCTTATCTTATACATTATCTCACTGTTTTATTCTCAAACTTAGGAGTATTATCATCATCTAAgcctaaaatataaaaaacaaagtcGTCGGATATATATATCTCGGATACGCAAGTAAAATCGACCAAAATTCGACGAcgttttttatcttttctaatactaatattattcaATTGGTTGCAGTGGTGTTGGAGCTTCTTGGTGTTACCTTGTTGTTACCTCAACTTCACTCGATGCAGTGCCATGTAGGCTATGAGTCGATAACCAACCAACATCACTCCCATAACAAACACGTCGATCCACAAATTGTTCAGTCCCATTGACTTGATTGCTGGGAAATCTCCAACTCTGCACCAGACTCCCTTTGAACACTCATAGTAGTCGTCATCAGTGTATTGAATACCCAAAAGCAGCTTGTAGCAGTAGTAGCTATAGCTTAGGTACTTGAGCCATACGATGAAAGGTGGGATTTGCTGCACGTAATACCCTCCAGCTATGAGAAACACGAGTGTAGTAACAGATGCTAACGTTGTGGCTTGCTTGATGTTCATAAGCAGAGCACCAAAGGCTAAGCCAAGACCTTGAGCAACAAGGACGGAATAGAGAACAACCAGTAGTGATAGGATAAACGTTGTTGGGTCTGGTTTAAGTCCACCCATCCAGTAAATTATGAACACAAAAGCAGTTGGAAGGGCAAGTTCCAAGGGCAGGTCCCCAACGTTTCTAGCCATNNNNNNNNNNNNNNNNNNNNNNNNNNNNNNNNNNNNNNNNNNNNNNNNNNNNNNNNNNNNNNNNNNNNNNNNNNNNNNNNNNNNNNNNNNNNNNNNNNNNNNNNNNNNNNNNNNNNNNNNNNNNNNNNNNNNNNNNNNNNNNNNNNNNNNNNNNNNNNNNNNNNNNNNNNNNNNNNNNNNNNNNNNNNNNNNNNNNNNNNNNNNNNNNNNNNNNNNNNNNNNNNNNNNNNNNNNNNNNNNNNNNNNNNNNNNNNNNNNNNNNNNNNNNNNNNNNNNNNNNNNNNNNNNNNNNNNNNNNNNNNNNNNNNNNNNNNNNNNNNNNNNNNNNNNNNNNNNNNNNNNNNNNNNNNNNNNNNNNNNNNNNNNNNNNNNNNNNNNNNNNNNNNNNNNNNNNNNNNNNNNNNNNNNNNNNNNNNNNNNNNNNNNNNNNNNNNNNNNNNNNNNNNNNNNNNNNNNNNNNNNNNNNNNNNNNNNNNNNNNNNNNNNNNNNNNNNNNNNNNNNNNNNNNNNNNNNNNNNNNNNNNNNNNNNNNNNNNNNNNNNNNNNNNNNNNNNNNNNNNNNNNNNNNNNNNNNNNNNNNNNNNNNNNNNNNNNNNNNNNNNNNNNNNNNNNNNNNNNNNNNNNNNNNNNNNNNNNNNNNNNNNNNNNNNNNNNNNNNNNNNNNNNNNNNNNNNNNNNNNNNNNNNNNNNNNNNNNNNNNNNNNNNNNNNNNNNNNNNNNNNNNNNNNNNNNNNNNNNNNNNNNNNNNNNNNNNNNNNNNNNNNNNNNNNNNNNNNNNNNNNNNNNNNNNNNNNNNNNNNNNNNNNNNNNNNNNNNNNNNNNNNNNNNNNNNNNNNNNNNNNNNNNNNNNNNNNNNNNNNNNNNNNNNNNNNNNNNNNNNNNNNNNNNNNNNNNNNNNNNNNNNNNNNNNNNNNNNNNNNNNNNNNNNNNNNNNNNNNNNNNNNNNNNNNNNNNNNNNNNNNNNNNNNNNNNNNNNNNNNNNNNNNNNNNNNNNNNNNNNNNNNNNNNNNNNNNNNNNNNNNNNNNNNNNNNNNNNNNNNNNNNNNNNNNNNNNNNNNNNNNNNNNNNNNNNNNNNNNNNNNNNNNNNNNNNNNNNNNNNNNNNNNNNNNNNNNNNNNNNNNNNNNNNNNNNNNNNNNNNNNNNNNNNNNNNNN from Camelina sativa cultivar DH55 chromosome 3, Cs, whole genome shotgun sequence includes:
- the LOC104777202 gene encoding glycine-rich protein A3-like codes for the protein MGKDKHHEQDKGFFSHHNHHGHGYPPGAYPPPPGAYPPPGAYPPQGYPPPPHGYPPAAYPPPPGAYPPAGYPGPSGPRPGLGGGVGGLIAGAATAAAAVMGGQHAGHHGGYGHHGHGKYKRGFFGGGKYKRGKHSMFGGGKYKRGKHGMFGGKRGKHGMFGRRKWK
- the LOC104777203 gene encoding upstream activation factor subunit UAF30-like, with amino-acid sequence MAAISRVFGGFRTLMAKAATAEAVTVAGAAGKEGKGVFKVFTVSQPLASFAGESQLTRGTAVKKVWEYVKLHNLQNPANKREIHCDAKLKTIFDGKDKVGITEVMKLLSPHFPKSV